From Serinus canaria isolate serCan28SL12 chromosome 26, serCan2020, whole genome shotgun sequence, one genomic window encodes:
- the LOC103823304 gene encoding ubiquinol-cytochrome-c reductase complex assembly factor 2 isoform X2, whose translation MAASRYRRFLRLCEEWPVEETKQQRDLGSFLRQKIPDPEACDQMYESLVRIHTNFYKNKYPRLKETTFTGVTVEDCRTILATDILKQMEDRKKGTWKRLREKFSAKKPEEDLK comes from the exons ATGGCCGCCAGCCGGTACCGGCGCTTCCTGCGGCTCTGCGAGGAATGGCCGGTGGAGGAGACCAAGCAGCAGCGGGATCTGGGCTCCTTCCTGCGGCAGAAG ATCCCTGACCCCGAGGCCTGTGACCAAATGTACGAGAGCTTGGTCAGGATCCACACCAACTTCTACAAAAACAAG tACCCACGCCTGAAAGAGACCACCTTCACCGGGGTGACAGTGGAGGATTGCAGGACGATCCTGGCCACAG ACATTCTGAAACAGAtggaagacaggaaaaaagggaCGTGGAAAAGACTGCGGGAAAAGTTCTCTGCCAAGAAACCTGAGGAGGACTTGAAGTGA
- the LOC103823304 gene encoding ubiquinol-cytochrome-c reductase complex assembly factor 2 isoform X1 — MAASRYRRFLRLCEEWPVEETKQQRDLGSFLRQKVAQAFREGENTPIPDPEACDQMYESLVRIHTNFYKNKYPRLKETTFTGVTVEDCRTILATDILKQMEDRKKGTWKRLREKFSAKKPEEDLK; from the exons ATGGCCGCCAGCCGGTACCGGCGCTTCCTGCGGCTCTGCGAGGAATGGCCGGTGGAGGAGACCAAGCAGCAGCGGGATCTGGGCTCCTTCCTGCGGCAGAAGGTGGCACAGGCCTTCCGCGAGGGCGAGAACACGCCG ATCCCTGACCCCGAGGCCTGTGACCAAATGTACGAGAGCTTGGTCAGGATCCACACCAACTTCTACAAAAACAAG tACCCACGCCTGAAAGAGACCACCTTCACCGGGGTGACAGTGGAGGATTGCAGGACGATCCTGGCCACAG ACATTCTGAAACAGAtggaagacaggaaaaaagggaCGTGGAAAAGACTGCGGGAAAAGTTCTCTGCCAAGAAACCTGAGGAGGACTTGAAGTGA